A single window of Streptomyces aquilus DNA harbors:
- a CDS encoding LysR substrate-binding domain-containing protein: protein MYDPSQLRTFLTVAQTLSFTQAARRLGLRQSTVSQHVRRLEEAAGRQLFTRDTHSVELTEDGEAMLGFARRILDVHEQASAFFTGTRLRGRLRFGASEDFVLTRLPEILERFRHDHPEVDLELTVELSGTLHEQLAAGKLDLVLAKRRPEDPRGELVWHDRLVWIGAERLRLDPDRPVPLIVYPPPGITRALALEALERQGREWRIACTSGSLNGLIAAARAGLGVMAHSRGLIPPGLVRVPDRFGLPELGRVDFVLIHGHRRTTSQGAADALAAAVLTGGDRLHRG from the coding sequence ATGTACGACCCTTCCCAGTTGCGTACGTTCCTGACGGTGGCGCAGACCCTGAGCTTCACCCAGGCCGCTCGGCGGCTCGGGCTGCGCCAGTCGACCGTCAGTCAGCACGTACGGCGTCTTGAGGAGGCGGCCGGGCGGCAGTTGTTCACCCGGGACACCCACTCGGTGGAGCTGACGGAGGACGGCGAGGCGATGCTCGGCTTCGCGCGCCGCATCCTGGACGTGCACGAGCAGGCGTCGGCGTTCTTCACGGGTACCCGGCTGCGCGGCCGGTTGCGCTTCGGGGCGTCGGAGGACTTCGTGCTGACCCGGCTGCCGGAGATCCTGGAGCGCTTCCGCCACGACCACCCCGAGGTCGACCTGGAGCTGACCGTGGAGCTCTCGGGCACGCTGCACGAGCAGTTGGCGGCCGGGAAGCTGGACCTGGTCCTCGCCAAACGGCGGCCGGAGGACCCGCGCGGCGAACTGGTCTGGCACGACCGGCTGGTGTGGATCGGCGCGGAGCGCCTCCGCCTCGACCCGGACCGCCCTGTCCCCCTGATCGTCTATCCGCCGCCGGGCATCACCCGGGCGCTCGCCCTGGAGGCGCTGGAGCGGCAGGGCCGCGAGTGGCGGATCGCGTGCACGAGCGGCAGCCTCAACGGCCTGATCGCGGCGGCCCGCGCCGGACTCGGCGTGATGGCCCACTCCCGGGGCCTGATCCCCCCGGGCCTGGTACGCGTACCGGACCGCTTCGGCCTGCCGGAACTGGGCCGCGTCGACTTCGTCCTGATCCACGGCCACCGCCGCACCACGTCCCAGGGCGCGGCGGACGCCCTGGCGGCAGCGGTCCTGACGGGCGGCGACCGGCTGCACCGCGGCTAG
- a CDS encoding DUF4185 domain-containing protein yields MPDDLRARQRTGTGLGLVLALVLGAVLLTALPEDEDRPDARGCVPRTVGSWSADEGLTSEFARYGDDATRADDWTGGDGTHSVRLPDGRVLWLFSDTYLGQVYAPPNPVGESYAWRDTAAPLVRNSAVLMRDGRLESTLPAPLFPDPGPNQWRWPVAARVEPRSPGSSEQVLRVVLWVRTAAAAPWIYGTPTATEVATLSLPDLRVESIVKVLDQQLVPDPSRRVLFGTTLVEEDGWTYVFGGDDGQAASRPVSSAYAARVPDGRLGEPGAWQYWDGSDWRAGARPAAVLGDERRRTGVGSAFSVVRADGTYVLFTMAAGTAGLTTVTSYWACEPSGPWHGPTKDFTPALPQGQVAAYNPQVHPALGGRRLVLSYDVNWLDPSAAAAQLNRNVSLYRPRFVTLRLKPVP; encoded by the coding sequence GTGCCCGACGACCTACGAGCACGACAGCGGACGGGAACGGGGCTCGGCCTGGTGCTGGCCCTGGTTCTCGGGGCCGTGCTGCTCACGGCCCTGCCCGAGGACGAGGACCGGCCGGACGCGCGCGGCTGCGTGCCGCGCACCGTCGGATCGTGGTCGGCGGACGAGGGGCTCACCTCCGAGTTCGCCCGGTACGGCGACGACGCGACCCGCGCCGACGACTGGACCGGCGGCGACGGCACCCACTCGGTGCGGCTGCCGGACGGGCGGGTGCTGTGGCTGTTCTCGGACACCTATCTCGGGCAGGTGTACGCGCCGCCCAACCCGGTCGGCGAGTCGTACGCGTGGCGGGACACGGCGGCGCCGCTGGTGCGCAACTCGGCGGTGCTGATGCGGGACGGGCGGCTGGAGAGCACGCTCCCGGCGCCGCTGTTCCCCGACCCCGGGCCGAATCAGTGGCGGTGGCCGGTGGCGGCCCGGGTGGAGCCCCGGTCGCCGGGGTCGTCGGAGCAGGTCCTGCGGGTGGTGCTGTGGGTACGTACGGCGGCGGCCGCGCCGTGGATCTACGGGACGCCCACGGCCACCGAGGTGGCCACGCTGTCGCTGCCCGACCTGCGGGTGGAGTCGATCGTCAAGGTGCTGGACCAGCAGCTGGTCCCCGATCCGTCCCGGCGGGTGCTGTTCGGTACGACGCTCGTCGAGGAGGACGGGTGGACGTACGTCTTCGGCGGCGACGACGGCCAGGCGGCCTCCCGGCCGGTGTCGTCGGCGTACGCGGCGCGGGTGCCGGACGGCCGGCTCGGCGAGCCGGGAGCCTGGCAGTACTGGGACGGCTCCGACTGGCGTGCCGGGGCGAGACCGGCCGCGGTGCTCGGCGACGAACGCAGGCGCACGGGCGTGGGCAGCGCGTTCTCGGTGGTGCGGGCGGACGGGACGTATGTGCTGTTCACCATGGCGGCCGGGACGGCGGGGCTGACGACCGTCACCTCGTACTGGGCGTGCGAGCCGAGCGGGCCCTGGCACGGGCCGACGAAGGACTTCACTCCCGCGCTGCCGCAAGGGCAGGTGGCGGCCTACAACCCGCAGGTCCACCCCGCCCTGGGCGGCCGGCGGCTGGTGCTCAGCTACGACGTGAACTGGCTGGACCCGTCCGCCGCGGCCGCGCAGCTCAACCGGAACGTGTCCCTGTACCGACCGCGGTTCGTGACGCTGCGGCTGAAACCGGTGCCGTGA
- a CDS encoding Lrp/AsnC family transcriptional regulator, producing the protein MQAMESDILDHLDLRLLAALEVNARASFSRLGAVLGVSDQTVARRYRKLCAQAGLRVVAVRDADRLGQDQWTLRLRCVPDSAQTIADALARRADTNWIGIASGGTEVVFGTRPRNPGDRDDLLLGKLPRTPRVLEIRAYQLLHRFEGGPRGWTRKFRLLDDDEKAQLRPDPVTSTGPARLDPEDEALVTALERDGRATYPELQRVTGRSESAVKRRLGALLASGAVYIDVEYDSGVIGYPLAATLWITTTPGALHTVGRALAAHDPIAHAAATAGPSNILATAVVRGAADLYAYLSGPLGRLEGVQHVEASPFLRRVKQLTYPRPGR; encoded by the coding sequence ATGCAAGCGATGGAATCCGACATCCTGGACCACCTCGACCTGCGCCTGCTGGCGGCCCTGGAGGTGAACGCCCGGGCCTCCTTCAGCCGGCTCGGCGCGGTGCTGGGCGTCTCCGACCAGACCGTCGCGCGGCGCTACCGCAAGCTGTGCGCGCAGGCGGGGCTGCGGGTCGTGGCCGTCCGGGACGCCGATCGTCTCGGGCAGGACCAGTGGACACTGCGGCTGCGGTGCGTCCCCGACAGCGCGCAGACCATCGCGGACGCGCTCGCCCGGCGCGCCGACACCAACTGGATCGGGATCGCCTCCGGCGGCACCGAGGTCGTCTTCGGCACGCGTCCACGCAACCCGGGCGACCGCGACGACCTGCTGCTCGGCAAACTGCCCCGCACCCCACGCGTCCTGGAGATCCGCGCGTACCAGCTGCTGCACCGCTTCGAGGGCGGCCCGCGGGGCTGGACGCGCAAGTTCCGTCTGCTCGACGACGACGAGAAGGCCCAGCTGCGCCCCGACCCGGTCACCAGCACCGGTCCGGCCCGTCTCGACCCCGAGGACGAGGCCCTCGTCACCGCACTGGAGCGCGACGGACGGGCCACCTACCCCGAACTCCAGCGCGTCACGGGCCGGTCCGAGTCCGCCGTCAAGCGCCGCCTCGGCGCGCTGCTCGCGTCCGGAGCGGTGTACATCGACGTGGAGTACGACTCCGGGGTCATCGGGTATCCGCTCGCCGCCACCTTGTGGATCACCACCACCCCGGGCGCCCTGCACACCGTCGGACGGGCTCTCGCCGCCCACGACCCGATCGCCCACGCCGCCGCGACGGCGGGCCCCTCCAACATCCTCGCCACCGCCGTCGTGCGCGGCGCCGCCGACCTCTACGCCTACCTGAGCGGGCCCCTCGGACGGCTGGAAGGCGTGCAGCACGTGGAGGCGTCGCCCTTTCTGCGCCGCGTCAAGCAGCTCACCTATCCCCGACCGGGGCGGTAG
- a CDS encoding MarR family winged helix-turn-helix transcriptional regulator, whose product MSEAPLAEIRSLPSWLLGRAAARGRALVADELAAEGIKMWHHVVLSAVRDLAPVAQADIGRTVGLDPKDLVGVLNDLQAEGLVVRALDPRDRRKNAVSLTDAGARLLKRCEKAARKANDELLASLSPAERDHFMGLLIRISGTEG is encoded by the coding sequence ATGTCCGAAGCCCCCCTCGCCGAGATCCGCTCCCTCCCCAGCTGGCTGCTCGGCCGGGCCGCCGCCCGGGGGCGGGCCCTGGTCGCCGACGAGCTGGCCGCCGAGGGGATCAAGATGTGGCACCACGTCGTGCTCTCCGCCGTCCGCGATCTCGCCCCCGTGGCCCAGGCCGACATCGGCCGTACCGTCGGACTCGACCCCAAGGACCTGGTGGGCGTTCTCAACGACCTCCAGGCCGAGGGACTCGTCGTCCGCGCCCTCGATCCGCGCGACCGCCGCAAGAACGCGGTCTCGCTCACCGACGCGGGCGCGCGGCTGCTGAAGCGCTGCGAGAAGGCCGCCCGGAAGGCCAACGACGAACTGCTGGCCTCGCTGTCACCGGCCGAACGCGACCATTTCATGGGCCTGTTGATCCGGATTTCCGGTACGGAGGGCTGA
- a CDS encoding quinone oxidoreductase family protein — translation MRRIRYESTGGPLFLEQVAVPEPGPAELLVRCQAIGVTLPVVRKVTEAAEPIPLGGEIAGEVVAVGAEVTRFRAGDRVTGLCFGHGYADYAVLHEAMASPVPAGASAVDAVALVRGGLVASGALAAARPAKGEAALVTAAASGVGHLAVQLARVRGAGRVVAAVSSAAKADFVRSLGADEVVRYADERWGEPVDYALDAVGGDLLTPALAALAPGGRLVAYSSGGGTIQAYDLLVGARSVIGFQMARIARGEPELYERWRAELWRLFEEGALRPAVHAEFALTDAAAAHAVIESRSNLGKVVLRP, via the coding sequence ATGCGCCGCATCCGGTACGAGTCCACCGGTGGCCCCCTGTTCCTGGAGCAGGTCGCCGTCCCGGAGCCCGGTCCCGCCGAACTCCTGGTCCGCTGCCAGGCGATCGGCGTCACGCTCCCCGTGGTCCGCAAGGTCACCGAGGCCGCCGAGCCGATACCGCTGGGCGGCGAGATCGCCGGGGAGGTGGTGGCGGTCGGCGCCGAGGTCACCCGGTTCCGCGCCGGCGACCGGGTGACAGGACTGTGCTTCGGGCACGGCTACGCCGACTACGCGGTGCTGCACGAGGCCATGGCCTCGCCGGTGCCCGCCGGCGCCTCCGCCGTGGACGCCGTCGCGCTCGTGCGCGGCGGGCTGGTGGCGTCCGGCGCGCTGGCTGCCGCGCGCCCCGCGAAGGGTGAGGCCGCGCTGGTCACCGCCGCGGCGAGCGGCGTCGGCCACCTGGCCGTGCAGCTGGCCCGGGTGCGGGGCGCGGGCCGCGTGGTGGCGGCCGTGTCGAGTGCGGCGAAGGCGGACTTCGTACGGTCCCTGGGTGCCGACGAGGTCGTCCGGTACGCCGATGAGCGCTGGGGCGAGCCCGTCGACTACGCCCTGGACGCGGTCGGCGGCGACCTGCTCACCCCGGCCCTCGCCGCCCTCGCCCCCGGTGGCCGGCTCGTCGCGTACAGCTCGGGCGGCGGCACCATCCAGGCGTACGACCTGCTCGTGGGCGCCAGGTCGGTGATCGGCTTCCAGATGGCGCGGATCGCGCGCGGGGAGCCGGAGCTGTACGAGCGGTGGCGGGCGGAGCTGTGGCGGCTGTTCGAGGAAGGGGCCCTGAGGCCGGCCGTGCACGCGGAGTTCGCGCTCACGGACGCGGCCGCGGCACACGCCGTGATCGAGTCGCGGAGCAACCTCGGGAAGGTCGTACTGCGCCCCTGA
- a CDS encoding isochorismatase family protein produces the protein MTAPLALDPARSALVLVDLMDRIVALPLEPRKGTEVLGTAQELATSFRSAGAHVVLVRVERPGVPEQPPGSALVAGLAGDGDIEVVKRTIGGFQGTGLDERLRERGVTTLVFGGIATNLGVESTARAAGDLGYDLVFVEDAMAALTAAEHDASVRLDFPRLGTVVHSAEVHFTAS, from the coding sequence ATGACCGCACCCCTCGCGCTCGACCCCGCGCGCAGCGCCCTCGTCCTCGTCGATCTGATGGACCGGATCGTCGCGCTGCCCCTGGAGCCCCGCAAGGGCACCGAAGTCCTCGGCACCGCCCAGGAGTTGGCGACCTCCTTCCGTTCGGCGGGCGCCCATGTCGTCCTCGTCCGCGTCGAGCGCCCCGGCGTCCCCGAACAGCCGCCCGGCAGCGCGCTGGTGGCCGGCCTGGCCGGGGACGGCGACATCGAGGTCGTGAAGCGCACCATCGGCGGCTTCCAGGGCACCGGCCTTGACGAGCGGCTGCGCGAACGGGGTGTCACCACCCTGGTGTTCGGCGGCATCGCCACCAACCTGGGCGTGGAGTCCACGGCCCGGGCCGCCGGCGACCTCGGCTACGACCTGGTCTTCGTCGAGGACGCGATGGCCGCGCTCACGGCGGCGGAGCACGACGCGTCGGTACGGCTGGACTTCCCCCGCCTCGGCACGGTGGTGCACTCGGCGGAGGTCCACTTCACGGCGTCCTGA
- a CDS encoding MFS transporter: MRTWGPLTAVCLGTFMLLLDVTIAIVALPDMASALHASLSDLQWVMDAYALALAALLLGVGAAADVLGRRRVHVTGVVVFAGASLLCGMSSGPAMLVAARALQGAGAAATLATALPLLASVYQGRRMSLALGVWGAVGGAAAAVGPVLGGLLTDGPGWRWIFYVNLPVSVVAVWLTLRAVPESRGRAGRQVDWAGTVTFAAFAGGVTYGAVRAGSHGWGAMGTLVSFAGAALALVCFVVVERRVADPLIDPRLFLKPAFSGVMAGAFAFNAAAFGVMAYTSIWLQTVLGMSPVRGGLVFLWLSLAAFVVAAAGGRLLHGVPARFTVGGGLLLIGAGQFCMAFLDAGSTSTALIPGLLLVGVGTGLVAPSVAGAALATVERERSGMASGAVNTFRQFGYALGLAFFGTVLTSRMADALPRDAAHALAGGGAGALRGAFPEHTLRAAFASGLNTAAVTAGAVAVVGGVLVLVLLRTPGAVRTGVTKPAATTLTEERATQRN; this comes from the coding sequence ATGCGTACTTGGGGGCCGCTGACGGCGGTGTGTCTGGGCACGTTCATGTTGTTGCTGGACGTGACGATCGCGATCGTGGCGCTGCCGGACATGGCGAGCGCGCTGCACGCGTCGCTGAGCGATCTGCAGTGGGTGATGGACGCCTACGCGCTGGCCCTGGCCGCGTTGCTGCTGGGAGTGGGGGCCGCGGCCGACGTGCTGGGGCGGCGGCGGGTGCATGTGACGGGCGTCGTGGTGTTCGCGGGGGCCTCACTGCTGTGCGGGATGTCGTCCGGCCCGGCGATGCTGGTCGCCGCGCGGGCGTTGCAGGGCGCGGGGGCTGCGGCGACGCTCGCCACCGCGCTGCCGCTGCTGGCGTCGGTGTACCAGGGTCGGCGGATGTCGCTCGCCCTCGGCGTGTGGGGCGCGGTCGGCGGCGCGGCCGCCGCGGTGGGCCCGGTGCTGGGCGGACTGCTGACGGACGGGCCCGGCTGGCGGTGGATCTTCTACGTCAACCTGCCGGTGAGCGTGGTCGCGGTGTGGCTGACGCTGCGCGCGGTGCCGGAGTCGCGCGGTCGGGCCGGACGCCAGGTCGACTGGGCGGGGACGGTGACGTTCGCGGCGTTCGCGGGCGGGGTGACGTACGGGGCGGTGCGCGCCGGGTCGCACGGCTGGGGCGCCATGGGCACCCTCGTCTCCTTCGCGGGCGCGGCCCTCGCGCTGGTCTGCTTCGTGGTCGTGGAGCGGCGGGTCGCCGACCCGCTGATCGATCCGCGGCTGTTCCTGAAGCCGGCGTTCTCCGGGGTGATGGCGGGCGCGTTCGCCTTCAACGCGGCGGCGTTCGGTGTGATGGCGTACACCTCGATCTGGTTGCAGACCGTGCTGGGGATGTCTCCGGTGCGCGGCGGGCTGGTGTTCCTGTGGCTGTCGCTGGCCGCGTTCGTGGTGGCGGCGGCAGGTGGGCGGCTGCTGCACGGGGTGCCGGCCCGGTTCACGGTCGGGGGCGGGCTGCTGCTGATCGGCGCCGGGCAGTTCTGCATGGCGTTCCTGGACGCCGGTTCGACGTCGACGGCGCTGATCCCGGGGCTGCTCCTGGTGGGTGTGGGCACGGGCCTGGTGGCGCCCTCGGTCGCGGGGGCCGCGCTGGCGACGGTGGAGCGGGAGCGGTCGGGCATGGCGAGCGGTGCGGTCAACACCTTCCGGCAGTTCGGGTACGCGCTCGGCCTGGCCTTCTTCGGCACGGTGCTGACCTCCCGCATGGCGGACGCGCTGCCGCGCGACGCGGCCCACGCGCTGGCGGGCGGCGGAGCCGGGGCGCTGCGCGGCGCCTTCCCGGAGCACACGCTGCGGGCCGCGTTCGCCTCGGGGCTCAACACGGCGGCGGTGACGGCCGGCGCGGTGGCGGTGGTCGGCGGCGTGCTGGTCCTGGTCCTGCTCAGGACGCCGGGCGCGGTGCGGACGGGTGTGACGAAACCGGCCGCGACGACGCTGACGGAAGAGAGGGCGACACAACGGAACTGA
- the fdhD gene encoding formate dehydrogenase accessory sulfurtransferase FdhD — MGRVTERRKVIRIRDGAVSTRPDTLVAEEPLEIRLNGKPLAITMRTPGDDFALAAGFLVSEGVLAEQGDLQNIVYCAGATVDGSNTYNVVDVRTTPGVKIPDITLERNVYTTSSCGLCGKASLDAVRTTARWPISDTPPVRVDPELLASLPDRLRAAQRVFDRTGGLHAAALFGGDGELLDIREDVGRHNAVDKLVGRALQSGALPLSQAILLVSGRASFELAQKAVMAGIPVLAAVSAPSSLAVDLAAETGLTLVGFLRGRSMNVYAGEERIALQAAPAQG; from the coding sequence ATGGGACGAGTCACGGAACGACGCAAGGTGATCCGCATCCGCGACGGGGCGGTCTCCACCCGGCCCGACACGCTCGTCGCCGAGGAGCCACTGGAGATCCGGCTCAACGGCAAACCCCTCGCGATCACCATGCGCACCCCCGGCGACGACTTCGCGCTGGCCGCGGGGTTCCTCGTCAGCGAGGGGGTCCTGGCCGAGCAGGGCGACCTCCAGAACATCGTGTACTGCGCGGGCGCCACGGTCGACGGCTCCAACACCTACAACGTGGTCGACGTACGGACCACGCCGGGCGTCAAGATCCCGGACATCACCCTCGAACGGAACGTGTACACGACCTCGTCCTGCGGGCTGTGCGGCAAGGCGAGCCTGGACGCGGTGCGGACCACGGCACGCTGGCCCATCTCCGACACTCCCCCGGTCCGGGTCGACCCCGAGCTGCTCGCGAGCCTCCCCGACCGGTTGCGCGCGGCACAGCGGGTGTTCGACCGGACCGGGGGCCTGCACGCCGCCGCGCTGTTCGGCGGGGACGGGGAGCTGCTGGACATCCGGGAAGACGTCGGGCGGCACAACGCGGTCGACAAGCTGGTGGGGCGGGCGTTGCAGAGCGGCGCCCTGCCGTTGTCGCAGGCGATCCTGCTGGTGTCCGGCCGGGCCTCCTTCGAGCTGGCGCAGAAGGCCGTGATGGCGGGCATCCCGGTGCTGGCGGCGGTCTCCGCCCCGTCCTCGCTGGCCGTGGACCTGGCCGCGGAGACCGGGCTGACGCTGGTGGGGTTCCTGCGGGGCCGGTCCATGAACGTGTACGCGGGTGAGGAGCGCATCGCCCTCCAGGCCGCGCCCGCCCAGGGGTGA
- a CDS encoding AMP-dependent synthetase/ligase → MREFTNPPLALAPPVGGLADVVFDHAQEDPLCVALGRKDESGRWRDVTSAEFRDEVLALAKGLLARGVRFGDRVAIVSRTRYEWTLFDFALWTIGAQVVPVYPTSSAEQCFWMLYDAECTAAIVEHEDHAMTIATVIDRLPQLRELWQLDAGCVQELYDAGAHLDDDVVQRHRQAVTPDSVATIIYTSGTTGRPKGCVISHGNFMYEADTVIERWEPVFHSKKGDEAATLLFLPLAHVFGRMVQVAAIRGRVRFGHQPQMNAAALMPDLAAFKPTFFLGVPYIFEKVFNASRRKAEKEGKAGAFEKAVDIAVKYADAMEARAWGIGPGPSAGLRMQHQLFDKLVYSKMRAAMGGRIRQAMTGGSAMDRRLGLFFAGAGIHIYEGYGLTESTAAATANPPERTRYGTVGQPIPGMTVHIADDGEIWLRGDNIFQGYLNNQKATDATLHDGWLATGDLGSLDEDGYLTITGRKKEILVTSGGKSVSPGQLEERVRDHPLVSQCIVVGNDRPYIAALVTLDQEAVEHWLAMRGKPRMTAAELVRDADLETEVRRAVVAANTLVSQAESIRTFRILAQPFTEEHGLLTPSLKLKRKAIENAYVNEVEALYRA, encoded by the coding sequence TTGCGCGAGTTCACCAACCCTCCGTTGGCGTTGGCACCCCCGGTGGGCGGACTGGCCGACGTGGTGTTCGACCATGCCCAGGAGGACCCGCTGTGCGTGGCGCTGGGCCGCAAGGACGAGTCCGGTCGGTGGCGGGACGTGACCTCGGCCGAGTTCCGCGACGAGGTGCTCGCCCTCGCCAAGGGACTCCTCGCCCGCGGCGTCCGGTTCGGTGACCGGGTCGCGATCGTCTCCCGCACCCGCTACGAGTGGACGCTCTTCGACTTCGCCCTGTGGACGATCGGCGCCCAGGTGGTGCCGGTCTACCCCACCTCGTCGGCGGAACAGTGTTTCTGGATGCTCTACGACGCCGAGTGCACGGCCGCGATCGTGGAGCACGAGGACCACGCGATGACCATCGCCACCGTCATCGACCGGCTGCCGCAGCTGCGCGAGCTGTGGCAGCTGGACGCGGGCTGTGTACAGGAGCTGTACGACGCCGGCGCCCACCTCGACGACGACGTGGTCCAGCGCCACCGGCAGGCGGTCACCCCCGACTCCGTCGCCACCATCATCTACACCTCCGGCACCACCGGCCGCCCCAAGGGCTGCGTCATCTCGCACGGCAACTTCATGTACGAGGCGGACACCGTCATCGAGCGCTGGGAGCCGGTGTTCCACTCCAAGAAGGGCGACGAGGCCGCGACCCTTCTCTTCCTGCCGCTCGCCCATGTCTTCGGGCGGATGGTGCAGGTCGCCGCGATCCGCGGCCGGGTCCGCTTCGGCCACCAGCCGCAGATGAACGCCGCCGCCCTGATGCCCGACCTCGCCGCGTTCAAGCCGACGTTCTTCCTCGGGGTGCCGTACATCTTCGAGAAGGTGTTCAACGCCTCGCGCCGCAAGGCGGAGAAGGAGGGCAAGGCGGGCGCCTTCGAGAAGGCCGTCGACATCGCCGTGAAGTACGCGGACGCCATGGAGGCCAGGGCCTGGGGCATCGGGCCCGGCCCTTCGGCGGGGCTGCGCATGCAGCACCAGCTCTTCGACAAGCTCGTCTACTCCAAGATGCGGGCGGCGATGGGCGGCCGCATCAGACAGGCGATGACCGGCGGTTCGGCCATGGACCGCCGGCTCGGCCTGTTCTTCGCGGGCGCGGGCATCCACATCTACGAGGGCTACGGCCTCACGGAGTCGACGGCCGCCGCCACCGCGAACCCACCGGAGCGCACCCGCTACGGCACCGTCGGACAGCCCATCCCCGGCATGACCGTGCACATCGCGGACGACGGCGAGATCTGGCTGCGCGGTGACAACATCTTCCAGGGCTACCTCAACAACCAGAAGGCCACCGACGCGACCCTGCACGACGGCTGGCTCGCCACCGGAGACCTGGGCTCCCTCGACGAGGACGGCTACCTCACCATTACCGGCCGCAAGAAGGAGATCCTGGTCACCTCGGGAGGCAAGAGCGTCTCCCCCGGCCAGTTGGAGGAGCGCGTCCGCGACCACCCCCTGGTCTCCCAGTGCATCGTCGTCGGCAACGACCGCCCGTACATCGCCGCGCTGGTCACCCTCGACCAGGAGGCCGTCGAGCACTGGCTGGCGATGCGCGGCAAACCCCGGATGACAGCGGCCGAACTGGTGCGGGACGCCGATCTGGAGACGGAGGTGCGGCGGGCCGTGGTCGCCGCCAACACCCTGGTCTCGCAGGCCGAGTCGATCCGGACCTTCCGTATCCTGGCCCAGCCGTTCACCGAGGAGCACGGCCTGCTGACGCCGTCGCTGAAGCTGAAGCGCAAGGCCATCGAGAACGCGTACGTCAACGAGGTCGAGGCCTTGTACAGGGCCTGA
- a CDS encoding bile acid:sodium symporter family protein, translating to MPIDPYILLLLGTVGLAALLPARGTGADVASGASTAAIAFLFFLYGARLSTREALDGLKHWRLHVTVLACTFVVFPLLGTAARGLVPVLLTQPLYQGLLFLTLVPSTIQSSIAFTSMARGNVPAAICAGSFSSLVGIVITPLLAAALLGSSAGGFSADSLVQIVLQLLVPFVAGQLLRRWIGGFVARHKKVLGLVDRGSILLVVYTAFSEGMVQGIWHQVSPLRLAGLLAVEAVLLAVMLALTWYGSKALRFGREDRIAIQFAGSKKSLASGLPMASVLFGAHASLAVLPLMLFHQMQLMVCAVIAKRRAHDPEPGVTAPVSAAASRTAVGTGTRSG from the coding sequence ATGCCGATCGACCCGTACATCCTGCTGCTCCTCGGGACGGTGGGCCTCGCCGCCCTCCTCCCGGCGCGCGGCACGGGTGCGGACGTCGCCTCCGGTGCCTCCACGGCCGCCATCGCCTTCCTCTTCTTCCTGTACGGCGCCCGCCTGTCCACCCGCGAGGCCCTGGACGGCCTCAAGCACTGGCGCCTGCACGTCACGGTCCTCGCCTGTACGTTCGTCGTCTTCCCGCTGCTCGGCACGGCCGCCCGCGGCCTCGTCCCGGTGCTGCTGACCCAGCCCCTCTACCAGGGCCTGCTCTTCCTCACCCTCGTCCCCTCGACGATCCAGTCCTCGATCGCCTTCACCTCCATGGCCCGCGGCAACGTGCCCGCCGCGATCTGCGCCGGCTCCTTCTCCTCCCTCGTCGGCATCGTCATCACGCCGCTGCTCGCCGCGGCCCTGCTCGGCAGCAGCGCGGGCGGCTTCTCGGCCGACTCGCTGGTGCAGATCGTGCTCCAGTTGCTGGTGCCGTTCGTCGCGGGGCAGTTGCTGCGGCGCTGGATCGGCGGCTTCGTCGCCCGGCACAAGAAGGTCCTCGGCCTCGTCGACCGCGGCTCGATCCTCCTCGTCGTCTACACCGCGTTCAGCGAGGGCATGGTCCAGGGCATCTGGCACCAGGTCAGCCCGCTCCGGCTGGCCGGACTGCTCGCCGTCGAGGCGGTACTGCTCGCCGTGATGCTCGCGCTGACCTGGTACGGGTCCAAGGCGCTCCGCTTCGGCCGCGAGGACCGCATCGCCATCCAGTTCGCCGGCTCCAAGAAGTCCCTCGCCTCCGGACTGCCCATGGCGAGCGTCCTGTTCGGCGCGCACGCCTCGCTCGCCGTGCTGCCCCTGATGCTCTTCCACCAGATGCAGCTGATGGTCTGCGCCGTCATCGCCAAGCGCCGCGCCCACGACCCCGAGCCCGGTGTCACGGCACCGGTTTCAGCCGCAGCGTCACGAACCGCGGTCGGTACAGGGACACGTTCCGGTTGA